In one Mesorhizobium australicum genomic region, the following are encoded:
- a CDS encoding bifunctional DNA primase/polymerase — protein sequence MPTLTIPEIARVLRRFDQAGYELFPLAKGAKTPRDTGWQTNEYTLLGDVAPWVQRGGNVGVRLRDNDLVLDLDPRNFRPGDDPFDRLCADVGENLSVHPTVLTGRGDGGRHIYLSKPSETRTVSKLDDYQGIDFRSRGSFVVAPGSSHPETGRPYLLDDLTLAISDVRAAPDALMALLARPDTPFHVDAAGKLSNEQLAEFLAVLDPHDYGPGQHDRWFALMAASHDATAGHGLPEWLAWCARDERYGHVDDELTARRWESLQAGKRGGANFRTLFAAVVEAGRPDLVAAFDDDDLVDRYDFEAERDAMLAILDEESSNA from the coding sequence ATGCCTACGCTCACGATACCCGAGATTGCTCGCGTGCTCCGGCGGTTCGACCAAGCAGGCTACGAGTTGTTCCCCCTCGCCAAGGGCGCGAAGACGCCGCGCGATACGGGCTGGCAGACGAACGAGTATACCCTCCTCGGCGATGTGGCTCCCTGGGTGCAGCGCGGTGGCAACGTAGGTGTGAGGCTGCGCGATAACGACCTGGTTCTCGATCTGGACCCCCGCAACTTCCGCCCCGGCGACGACCCGTTCGACCGCCTCTGCGCCGACGTAGGCGAGAACCTGAGCGTCCACCCGACCGTCCTCACCGGCCGTGGTGACGGCGGGCGACACATCTATCTGTCCAAGCCCTCGGAGACCAGGACGGTTAGCAAGCTGGACGACTACCAGGGTATCGATTTCCGGTCGCGCGGATCCTTCGTTGTCGCGCCGGGGAGCTCTCACCCCGAGACCGGCAGGCCATACCTGCTGGACGACCTGACGCTGGCGATCTCGGATGTGCGCGCCGCACCCGATGCGCTGATGGCGCTGCTCGCCAGACCGGACACCCCCTTCCATGTCGATGCGGCGGGCAAGCTGTCCAACGAGCAGTTGGCCGAGTTCCTCGCCGTGCTCGACCCGCATGACTATGGCCCCGGCCAGCACGACCGGTGGTTCGCCCTCATGGCCGCATCGCACGACGCGACGGCCGGACACGGGTTGCCAGAGTGGCTGGCCTGGTGCGCCCGCGACGAGCGTTACGGGCACGTAGACGACGAGCTGACCGCTCGGCGCTGGGAAAGCCTGCAGGCGGGCAAGCGGGGCGGTGCGAACTTCCGCACCCTTTTCGCCGCCGTGGTCGAGGCGGGCCGACCGGATCTGGTCGCCGCGTTCGATGATGATGACCTGGTCGACCGATACGACTTCGAGGCTGAGCGCGACGCGATGCTCGCGATCCTGGACGAGGAGTCGAGCAATGCTTGA
- a CDS encoding helix-turn-helix transcriptional regulator, translated as MPDQAHLLRLPVVLARTGLSRSQLYRLVAAGRFPRPVGLGGTAAKAWSSAAVSEWIRDQLQSAESARL; from the coding sequence GTGCCCGACCAAGCCCACCTCCTCCGCCTCCCCGTCGTCCTCGCCAGGACCGGCCTCTCGCGCAGCCAGCTCTACCGGCTCGTCGCGGCGGGCAGGTTCCCGCGCCCGGTCGGCCTGGGAGGCACGGCGGCGAAGGCCTGGTCGAGCGCGGCGGTCTCCGAATGGATTCGTGACCAACTCCAGAGCGCCGAGAGCGCCCGACTATAA
- a CDS encoding SDR family oxidoreductase, with product MDGSGRIVVITGAAGGIGREAVAAFLRDGDTIVAVDQAGSGVLELAASLGPQHSGEECDIGSEAEIVAMFDRISARYGRVDVLINNAALGPTMTPTVDTGIDLFRRTLSVNLIGPFIMAREAAKRMSNGGAIVNTASLAGVLGNPRRNAYSASKAGLISFTKSLACEWASKGIRVCAVAPGYVRTPMVAELERTGKADLAAVRRRVPMGRMGRPDEMAAALHFLASSRARYITGSVLAVDGGWMSFNQPGDAHPPVDGTPDLELNCPAASKAARVVLVTGGARGIGEAVARKFAANGDTVIVADRDGEEAASVAKSLGPAHVALTVDVSSDADVVALFEAIRQRFGGLDVLVNNAAISDTFRPALEQTTADLERVLDINLTGAFLCAREAVRSMRAGGMIVNTGSINTFLPFVPRHAYGASKAGIDILTRCMAAELGPSGIRIATVAPGYIRTPGVAALEQSGRVDTASIRRRIPMGDLGRPDDIADAVLFLASEEASYINGSILYVDGGWTSFGNAGFASDFSDETVSEAAE from the coding sequence ATGGACGGATCAGGGCGCATTGTCGTCATCACGGGCGCCGCCGGCGGGATCGGTCGCGAGGCCGTTGCCGCGTTCCTGCGCGACGGCGACACGATCGTGGCGGTCGACCAGGCCGGTTCCGGCGTCCTCGAACTCGCGGCCTCTCTCGGTCCGCAGCATTCGGGCGAGGAATGCGACATCGGCAGCGAAGCCGAGATCGTGGCGATGTTCGACCGCATCTCGGCACGCTACGGCCGTGTCGACGTTCTCATCAACAATGCCGCGCTCGGCCCGACGATGACGCCGACGGTCGACACCGGCATCGACCTGTTCCGCCGCACGCTGTCGGTCAACCTGATCGGGCCGTTCATCATGGCCCGCGAGGCCGCGAAGCGCATGTCGAACGGTGGCGCGATCGTGAACACCGCCTCGCTCGCCGGCGTATTGGGCAATCCCCGCCGCAACGCCTACTCGGCGTCGAAGGCCGGATTGATCTCCTTCACCAAGTCGCTCGCCTGCGAGTGGGCCTCAAAGGGCATTCGGGTCTGCGCCGTTGCGCCCGGCTACGTCCGCACGCCGATGGTCGCCGAGCTGGAGCGGACCGGAAAGGCCGATCTCGCCGCCGTGCGCCGCCGCGTGCCGATGGGCCGCATGGGCAGGCCCGACGAGATGGCCGCCGCGCTGCATTTCCTGGCGTCGAGCCGCGCCCGCTATATCACCGGCTCGGTTCTCGCGGTCGACGGCGGCTGGATGTCGTTCAACCAGCCTGGCGACGCGCATCCGCCGGTCGACGGCACGCCGGACCTCGAACTCAACTGTCCCGCCGCGTCGAAGGCCGCTCGCGTCGTGCTGGTGACGGGCGGGGCCAGGGGCATCGGCGAGGCGGTCGCGCGCAAGTTCGCCGCCAATGGCGACACGGTCATCGTCGCCGACCGGGACGGCGAGGAGGCGGCGTCCGTCGCGAAGTCGCTCGGCCCGGCGCATGTCGCGCTGACCGTCGACGTGTCGTCGGACGCGGATGTCGTCGCGCTCTTCGAGGCGATCCGGCAGCGCTTCGGCGGGCTCGACGTGCTCGTCAACAACGCCGCCATCTCCGACACCTTCCGTCCGGCGCTCGAGCAGACCACGGCCGATCTCGAAAGGGTGCTCGACATCAACCTCACCGGCGCTTTCCTCTGCGCGCGCGAGGCGGTCAGGTCGATGCGCGCGGGCGGCATGATCGTCAACACCGGCTCGATCAACACCTTCCTGCCCTTCGTGCCGCGCCACGCCTATGGCGCCTCGAAGGCCGGCATCGACATCCTGACCCGCTGCATGGCGGCGGAGCTAGGGCCGTCCGGCATTCGCATCGCCACCGTGGCGCCCGGCTATATCCGCACGCCCGGCGTCGCCGCGCTCGAGCAGTCGGGCCGCGTCGACACCGCGTCGATCCGCCGCCGCATCCCGATGGGCGACCTCGGGCGACCGGACGACATCGCCGACGCGGTGCTCTTCCTGGCCTCGGAGGAGGCTTCGTACATCAACGGCTCGATCCTCTACGTGGACGGCGGCTGGACCTCGTTCGGCAATGCCGGCTTCGCCAGCGATTTTTCGGACGAAACGGTATCGGAGGCCGCGGAATGA
- a CDS encoding site-specific DNA-methyltransferase: MPQAVENDSAAQAEALLTRAKRYLAKGDQGYRDARSAILEALKRDPSLTNRKVAKTLGRSHRWVNALVKWSGTLGSTPFEREVDMTDTSEPDDSPDEPFRLKNGDVIKMGDHVACIGDSTDDGSKLSAFSAAGLPFLKEFIDAYAIEEDRDFVVVSDPPYGVNKDGILNDHNADWQEVYRLFKPRGGFAFAAYHPPAFAAAQKGIEDAGWTVLHYLAMHNLGGQPWRQRAQNSIDTIFYFAREGEEPWPAERISPSLLRPDASKAAKAERKEIAAGHKTSKPVKVLIELIRLISEEGHSVLDPFMGTGSTLIACHRTGRKFVGIDAVPENVEKAVRTWQREARKTDPTAKAIVDRDFIGGEIPYDDLLPDHPSDIYLGEDGELHYRSEAAE; this comes from the coding sequence ATGCCACAAGCCGTCGAGAACGATAGCGCAGCCCAGGCGGAGGCGCTCCTGACCCGTGCGAAGCGTTACCTGGCCAAGGGTGATCAGGGCTACCGGGATGCCCGCTCCGCCATCCTCGAAGCTCTCAAGCGCGACCCGTCCTTGACCAATCGCAAAGTCGCCAAGACGCTCGGCCGAAGTCATCGCTGGGTCAACGCACTGGTGAAGTGGAGTGGAACGCTCGGTTCCACTCCCTTCGAGCGCGAGGTCGATATGACCGACACCAGCGAGCCCGACGATAGTCCCGATGAGCCGTTCCGTCTGAAGAACGGCGACGTCATCAAGATGGGAGACCACGTCGCATGCATCGGTGACTCGACGGATGACGGGTCGAAGCTAAGTGCCTTCTCGGCTGCGGGCTTGCCCTTCCTTAAAGAGTTCATCGACGCTTACGCGATTGAGGAGGACAGGGACTTCGTGGTCGTTTCTGACCCTCCTTATGGGGTCAACAAGGACGGCATCCTCAACGACCACAATGCAGACTGGCAGGAAGTCTATCGGCTCTTCAAGCCACGCGGGGGATTCGCCTTCGCGGCCTACCACCCGCCCGCCTTCGCGGCGGCCCAGAAGGGCATCGAAGATGCCGGATGGACCGTGCTGCACTATCTGGCAATGCATAATCTAGGCGGCCAGCCGTGGCGGCAGCGGGCACAGAATTCCATCGATACCATCTTCTACTTCGCCCGCGAAGGCGAGGAGCCCTGGCCAGCCGAAAGGATCTCGCCGTCGCTGCTGAGGCCCGACGCGAGCAAGGCTGCAAAGGCCGAGCGCAAGGAGATCGCCGCCGGGCACAAGACGTCGAAGCCGGTGAAGGTGCTGATCGAACTCATCAGGCTTATCAGCGAAGAGGGCCACTCGGTCCTGGACCCCTTCATGGGGACCGGCTCTACGCTGATTGCCTGCCATCGGACGGGCCGCAAGTTCGTCGGAATCGATGCGGTTCCCGAGAACGTTGAGAAGGCCGTTCGCACATGGCAGCGCGAAGCCCGTAAAACCGATCCCACTGCGAAGGCCATCGTGGATCGCGATTTCATCGGCGGGGAAATCCCCTATGATGACCTGCTGCCAGACCATCCCAGCGACATCTACCTCGGCGAGGATGGTGAATTGCACTACCGCTCCGAGGCGGCCGAGTAG
- a CDS encoding porin, with product MNIKSLLIGSAAALVAVTGARAADAVMAPEPEPVEYVRVCDAYGNGFFYIPGTETCLQISGYVWYQVGTNNYDPNDFQTLPGIGGTAGEGWYKSVRARLNVDARSETEWGTLRSYIRLQADWNGSGSYAGLGGGDGPVGIDQAYIQLGGFMAGYSESFYADSKNGGPSNYGSHSWSGMYYNYHEVALIGYRFESNGFFGAISLEDDAMSGEGYMPDVVVKLGYGGGWGAVWAKVAYDESFDGTSYSVNPNLGVAGISDGGFAATLGAQFNIPNMPGSNLRVIGYYADGAHRFNVGSPSIFGPAGTSLYGGSEWSVLVSYNHQFSETLGASVAFQYFNDLYYAGTDLSRGTDAWAAELSVVWFPVSQFEVRGELRYDDIADNPQFPHADPDGTVSGFLRFTRYF from the coding sequence ATGAACATCAAGAGCCTTCTCATCGGCTCCGCTGCGGCTCTCGTCGCAGTGACCGGCGCCCGCGCCGCCGACGCCGTCATGGCGCCGGAGCCCGAGCCGGTCGAATACGTCCGCGTCTGCGACGCGTACGGCAACGGCTTCTTCTACATCCCCGGCACCGAGACCTGCCTGCAGATCTCCGGCTATGTCTGGTACCAGGTTGGCACCAACAACTACGACCCGAACGATTTTCAGACGCTTCCGGGGATCGGTGGTACGGCCGGCGAGGGCTGGTACAAGTCGGTTCGTGCTCGTCTGAACGTCGACGCGCGCTCCGAGACCGAGTGGGGCACGCTGCGTTCCTATATCCGTCTGCAGGCTGATTGGAATGGTTCTGGCTCGTATGCCGGTCTCGGCGGTGGCGACGGCCCGGTCGGTATCGATCAGGCTTACATTCAGCTTGGCGGATTCATGGCCGGTTATTCTGAGTCGTTCTACGCCGACTCCAAGAATGGTGGCCCGTCGAACTACGGTTCGCACTCTTGGTCGGGCATGTACTATAACTATCATGAGGTCGCCCTCATTGGTTACCGCTTCGAATCAAACGGCTTCTTCGGCGCCATCTCGCTTGAAGACGACGCTATGTCGGGCGAAGGCTATATGCCCGACGTCGTTGTGAAGCTCGGCTACGGTGGTGGTTGGGGTGCTGTCTGGGCGAAGGTTGCCTACGACGAATCGTTTGACGGCACGTCTTACAGCGTGAATCCGAACCTCGGTGTGGCTGGCATCAGCGACGGTGGCTTTGCGGCTACGCTCGGTGCTCAGTTCAACATCCCGAACATGCCGGGCTCCAACCTGCGCGTGATCGGTTACTATGCCGACGGTGCGCATCGGTTTAACGTTGGCTCGCCGTCGATCTTCGGCCCGGCTGGCACTTCGCTCTATGGTGGTTCCGAGTGGTCGGTCCTGGTGTCGTATAACCACCAGTTCTCCGAGACCTTGGGCGCCTCGGTCGCGTTCCAGTACTTCAACGACCTCTACTATGCCGGCACGGATCTCTCGCGCGGCACCGATGCTTGGGCTGCGGAACTGTCCGTGGTCTGGTTCCCGGTCAGCCAGTTCGAAGTTCGCGGCGAGCTGCGCTACGACGACATTGCGGACAACCCGCAGTTCCCGCATGCGGATCCGGACGGCACCGTCTCCGGCTTCCTGCGCTTCACGCGTTACTTCTAA
- a CDS encoding tyrosine-type recombinase/integrase produces the protein MTDSAYSIHEQGWTTREDLGAAGLFSDGGHAHSVAELYERHHHVLWEESFHKYCVAGFLRELDTILRSERFRDFPQERLDFLIGELRRRGNSNGTINRKLSALSKLLKKARQMGEVHSLPEIRRLKERAGRIRFLDYDEEARLFSSIRVRSETYANLSLFLVDTGARLGEAIGARWNDIEEGRVTFWLTKSGRSRTVPLTHRAQRALQAQRGRAIGPFIDVKQYQFRIAWHQAKAEVGLGRDADVVPHVLRHTCASRLVRGGVDIRRVQTWLGHQTLQMTMRYAHLATHDLDACLSVLEER, from the coding sequence TTGACGGACTCAGCGTATTCTATCCATGAGCAGGGCTGGACGACCCGTGAGGATCTCGGCGCGGCTGGACTCTTCTCCGATGGGGGCCACGCCCACAGCGTCGCCGAACTCTACGAACGTCATCATCACGTCCTGTGGGAGGAGAGCTTCCACAAATACTGCGTGGCCGGCTTCCTTCGGGAGTTGGATACAATTCTGCGGTCGGAGCGGTTCAGAGACTTCCCCCAAGAGAGGCTGGACTTTCTGATCGGAGAGCTGCGCCGGAGGGGAAACAGCAACGGCACCATCAACAGGAAGCTGTCCGCCCTTAGCAAGCTGCTCAAGAAGGCCCGCCAGATGGGAGAGGTCCACAGCCTCCCGGAGATTCGGCGCCTCAAGGAGAGGGCAGGGCGCATCCGATTCCTCGACTACGACGAGGAGGCCCGACTCTTCTCGTCCATCAGGGTACGCTCCGAGACCTATGCTAACCTCTCACTATTCTTGGTGGACACCGGCGCGCGACTTGGCGAGGCGATAGGTGCTCGGTGGAACGACATCGAGGAAGGCCGTGTCACTTTCTGGCTCACGAAGTCGGGTCGGAGCAGGACGGTCCCATTGACGCACCGAGCCCAGCGGGCGCTGCAAGCGCAACGAGGCCGAGCGATCGGCCCTTTCATTGACGTGAAACAGTATCAGTTCCGCATCGCATGGCACCAGGCGAAAGCCGAGGTAGGGCTCGGTCGCGACGCCGACGTTGTGCCCCACGTACTTCGGCATACCTGCGCTTCGCGGCTCGTTCGCGGCGGAGTGGACATCCGGCGCGTGCAGACGTGGCTAGGGCATCAAACGCTGCAGATGACGATGCGCTATGCGCACCTTGCAACACATGACCTCGATGCATGCTTGTCGGTGCTGGAGGAGCGGTAA
- a CDS encoding DUF3489 domain-containing protein yields MTNTSNLYRKVRALVAKTVTNGCEPAEAISAANLASKLIAEHQLDAAKIDWPAAPEGYRWEGTPGVGGELVAEAPVPEKPKRTRTPKAEPKPKRPTRKERVAEMLRSQDGTTIEAIMSEFGVLAHSARAMVSVYGREIGGVTYDRENKVYRARA; encoded by the coding sequence ATGACCAACACCTCGAACCTCTACCGCAAGGTCCGCGCCCTCGTCGCCAAGACTGTCACGAACGGCTGCGAGCCCGCCGAGGCAATCAGCGCCGCGAACCTCGCCTCCAAGCTCATCGCCGAACACCAGCTCGACGCCGCCAAGATCGACTGGCCTGCCGCGCCAGAAGGGTATCGGTGGGAAGGAACGCCGGGCGTGGGAGGCGAGCTGGTCGCAGAAGCGCCGGTCCCCGAAAAGCCGAAGCGGACGAGGACGCCCAAGGCCGAGCCGAAGCCGAAGCGCCCTACTCGGAAGGAGCGGGTCGCCGAGATGCTCCGCTCGCAGGATGGCACGACCATCGAGGCGATAATGTCGGAGTTCGGGGTGCTCGCGCACTCGGCCCGCGCGATGGTGAGTGTCTACGGACGCGAGATCGGTGGGGTCACTTACGACCGGGAGAACAAGGTCTACCGAGCGCGCGCCTGA
- a CDS encoding nuclear transport factor 2 family protein, with the protein MDQAKLTELIDREAIRDCLYRYCRGIDRGDEAALRSSYWPDATDRHGAYSGPVEGFIQMALGVFKTNPRNIHQVSNILIEFRSATDARVETYFNALQRGPGQDGVVRQFLLAGRYCDAFEKRGEEWRVARRTVAYDWVEEQTPPEGSDAERFGVRQPVGGFFPHDPVYALLKD; encoded by the coding sequence ATGGACCAGGCGAAGCTTACCGAACTGATCGACCGCGAGGCGATCCGCGACTGTCTTTACCGCTATTGCCGTGGCATCGACCGGGGCGACGAAGCGGCGCTGCGCAGTTCCTATTGGCCAGATGCGACCGACCGGCACGGGGCCTATTCCGGCCCTGTGGAAGGTTTCATCCAGATGGCCCTCGGCGTCTTCAAGACCAATCCGCGCAACATCCATCAGGTCTCCAACATCCTGATCGAGTTTCGCAGCGCCACCGATGCGCGGGTAGAGACCTATTTCAATGCCTTGCAGCGTGGTCCTGGGCAGGACGGCGTGGTGCGCCAGTTTCTGCTCGCTGGCCGGTATTGCGATGCCTTCGAGAAGCGCGGCGAGGAATGGCGGGTCGCGCGGCGGACCGTCGCCTACGACTGGGTCGAGGAGCAGACGCCGCCCGAAGGATCGGATGCGGAGCGCTTCGGCGTCCGCCAGCCCGTCGGCGGGTTCTTCCCGCACGATCCTGTCTACGCACTTCTGAAAGACTGA
- a CDS encoding LLM class flavin-dependent oxidoreductase, with translation MEFGTFILAAQRGYHQSSDQVIRNSIEQAQAAERAGWDVAWFAEHHFNNYSLVPSPLMMVSALSGVTKTIRLGTAVCVLPLYQPQRLLSEIGFADIVSNGRLELGVGSGYQQFEFSRFGVNVDEAPAVFSEYLDIIMKGLNQKIFEHQGTHISIPPTAISVRTVQKPTPPIWLAAGSARSMGRAYREGHNLFVTAFHGGLDQVQNLREMIEKAAETEGKKAGDAKISLLRCCYASDDQAEIDSYLDNARFQRRLSEALHQRRQQSEDGYMLQETPTQQDLSFETMQKNLPVGSVNRVIDRLLEEIEILKCDQIAVQTQLGDFDQKTMVKQIELWGEKIIPAVNKALGGSATLKVANG, from the coding sequence ATGGAATTCGGAACATTCATCCTGGCCGCCCAGCGCGGCTATCACCAGTCGTCCGACCAGGTCATCCGCAACTCGATCGAGCAGGCGCAGGCCGCCGAGCGCGCCGGCTGGGACGTCGCCTGGTTCGCCGAACACCACTTCAACAACTACAGCCTCGTGCCGTCGCCGCTGATGATGGTGTCAGCGCTGTCGGGCGTGACCAAGACCATCCGCCTCGGCACCGCTGTCTGCGTGCTGCCGCTCTACCAGCCGCAGCGGCTCCTGTCGGAGATCGGCTTCGCTGACATCGTCTCCAACGGCCGCCTCGAGCTCGGCGTCGGTTCCGGCTACCAGCAGTTCGAGTTCTCGCGCTTCGGCGTCAATGTCGACGAGGCCCCGGCGGTCTTCTCCGAATATCTCGACATCATCATGAAGGGCCTCAATCAGAAGATCTTCGAGCACCAGGGCACGCATATCAGCATCCCGCCGACGGCGATCTCGGTGCGCACGGTGCAGAAGCCGACGCCGCCGATCTGGCTCGCCGCCGGTTCCGCCCGCTCGATGGGCCGCGCCTATCGCGAGGGTCACAATCTCTTCGTCACCGCCTTCCACGGCGGCCTCGACCAGGTGCAGAACCTGCGCGAGATGATCGAGAAGGCGGCCGAGACGGAAGGCAAGAAGGCGGGTGACGCAAAGATCTCGCTGTTGCGCTGCTGCTACGCCAGCGACGACCAGGCCGAGATCGATTCCTATCTCGACAATGCGCGCTTCCAGCGCCGCCTGTCGGAAGCCCTGCACCAGCGCCGCCAGCAGAGCGAGGATGGCTACATGCTGCAGGAGACGCCGACCCAGCAGGACCTTTCCTTCGAGACCATGCAGAAGAACCTGCCCGTCGGCAGCGTCAACCGCGTCATCGACCGGCTGCTGGAGGAGATCGAGATCCTCAAGTGCGACCAGATCGCCGTCCAGACGCAGCTCGGCGACTTCGACCAGAAGACCATGGTGAAGCAGATCGAGCTCTGGGGCGAGAAGATCATCCCGGCCGTGAACAAGGCGCTCGGCGGCTCCGCCACACTCAAGGTCGCGAACGGCTGA
- a CDS encoding DNA primase family protein: protein MLEGDTETETEAGEAYAPLFAINAKQRARLFTEANLKLITRLRVSDLAGYMRLIGRLEANGVKRLRDLEIEIDRRVKKLEKEARSRMAGEVEQATPLTIARRFREEVHPTLLWYQADWLLHRGSHYDVVEPDAVRRDVYAFLEDIGAMPNSRTVGETIDALKGISLVERGTYAPPCWLNGDERARDYPASEILACRNGLLHLPTGTLLDPSSAFFTRSGLPYDYDPDAPLPAVWLQFLADVWGDDPDQIALLQEIMGLLLTPDTSKQKFFLLLGPTRSGKGTIVRTISRLLGPTSVCSPSLVKLGDRFGLEATLGKTLATVSDMRLGKQSDRQEIVGNILRIVGEDDVDVERKHVGGAITTKLNIRILIATNLLPPLPDVSGAVAARLVALKMTKSFLGVEDETLSRKLEAELPGILNWAIEGWRRLQAQGRFTSTAASREISGRMAELASPLTTFVAECCELDPEAKTAKDAVWQRYIAFTMDRSLAFAYSDPTMFARDLEVAAQYRVTQARSKIDGKQVRCWIGLRLKELETEGDEAGGQAQP from the coding sequence ATGCTTGAGGGCGACACCGAGACCGAAACCGAGGCCGGGGAAGCCTATGCGCCCCTATTCGCGATCAACGCGAAGCAGCGTGCACGGCTGTTCACCGAAGCGAACCTGAAGCTGATCACGCGGCTGCGGGTCAGCGATCTGGCCGGCTACATGCGTCTGATCGGCCGCCTCGAAGCCAATGGCGTGAAGAGGCTCCGCGACCTCGAAATCGAGATCGACCGGCGTGTGAAGAAGCTGGAGAAGGAAGCTCGTAGCCGCATGGCCGGAGAGGTCGAACAGGCTACCCCCCTGACGATCGCCAGGCGCTTCCGCGAAGAGGTCCACCCGACGTTGCTTTGGTATCAGGCGGATTGGCTGCTGCATCGCGGCTCGCATTATGACGTGGTCGAACCCGATGCGGTGAGGCGCGACGTCTATGCGTTCCTCGAAGACATCGGCGCGATGCCGAACTCGAGAACGGTCGGTGAAACCATCGATGCCCTCAAGGGCATTTCGCTGGTCGAGCGCGGCACCTATGCCCCGCCCTGCTGGTTGAACGGAGATGAGCGGGCAAGGGACTATCCGGCCTCGGAGATCCTGGCCTGTCGCAACGGGCTGCTCCACCTGCCAACGGGGACGCTGCTCGATCCGTCATCGGCGTTCTTCACGCGCTCCGGCTTGCCATATGACTACGATCCTGACGCGCCGCTACCAGCGGTCTGGCTGCAGTTCCTGGCCGATGTCTGGGGCGACGATCCCGACCAGATCGCTCTCCTGCAGGAAATCATGGGGCTTCTGCTGACGCCCGACACCTCCAAGCAGAAGTTCTTCCTTCTGCTTGGCCCGACCCGCTCCGGCAAGGGCACCATCGTCCGCACCATCTCCCGGCTGCTCGGGCCGACCAGTGTCTGCAGCCCGTCGCTCGTCAAGCTCGGCGACCGGTTCGGGCTGGAAGCCACGCTGGGCAAGACGCTCGCCACGGTGTCCGACATGCGCCTCGGCAAGCAGTCCGACCGACAGGAGATCGTGGGCAACATTCTGCGGATCGTCGGCGAGGACGATGTGGACGTCGAGCGCAAGCACGTCGGTGGGGCGATCACCACCAAGCTCAACATCCGCATCCTGATCGCGACCAATCTGCTGCCGCCGCTTCCCGACGTCAGCGGCGCGGTGGCGGCCCGCCTGGTGGCCTTGAAGATGACCAAGTCCTTCCTGGGCGTCGAGGACGAGACCCTCAGCCGCAAGCTCGAAGCCGAGCTGCCTGGCATCCTCAACTGGGCCATCGAGGGCTGGCGGCGCTTGCAGGCGCAGGGACGCTTCACCTCTACGGCCGCGAGCCGGGAGATCTCCGGGCGGATGGCCGAGCTAGCGTCGCCCCTCACGACCTTCGTGGCGGAGTGCTGCGAGTTGGACCCTGAGGCGAAGACCGCGAAGGATGCCGTCTGGCAGCGTTATATCGCCTTTACAATGGATCGCAGCCTGGCCTTCGCGTACTCGGACCCCACCATGTTCGCCCGCGACCTGGAGGTGGCGGCGCAGTATCGCGTCACGCAGGCACGCTCGAAGATCGACGGCAAGCAGGTGCGGTGCTGGATCGGTCTTCGGCTGAAGGAGCTGGAGACTGAGGGCGATGAGGCTGGTGGTCAGGCCCAACCATAG
- a CDS encoding flavin reductase family protein, producing the protein MPEIVEMPASDAVSDADFKTAMRQVTSSVAVITARSGKARNGLTATAVCSVSAEPPMMLVCINRSATAERLIAESGSFAINFLSEEQHRIARLFSTSKLSAEERFGEGRWISMTTGSPVLEGAVAAFDCKVAERVLSGTHHIYFGRVVGVTSLDQEALLYRDGSFRRLAAVG; encoded by the coding sequence ATGCCGGAGATCGTCGAAATGCCTGCTTCCGACGCTGTAAGCGACGCCGACTTCAAGACGGCGATGCGGCAGGTGACATCGTCGGTCGCGGTGATCACCGCGCGGTCCGGCAAGGCGCGCAACGGCTTGACGGCCACCGCCGTGTGCTCCGTGTCCGCCGAGCCGCCGATGATGCTGGTCTGCATCAACCGCAGCGCCACCGCGGAACGCCTGATCGCCGAGAGCGGCTCCTTCGCCATCAACTTCCTGTCCGAGGAGCAGCACAGGATCGCGCGGCTGTTCTCGACGTCGAAGCTGAGCGCCGAGGAACGGTTCGGCGAAGGCCGTTGGATCTCGATGACGACCGGATCGCCCGTGCTGGAAGGGGCCGTCGCGGCCTTCGACTGCAAGGTCGCGGAGAGGGTGCTCTCGGGGACACATCACATCTATTTCGGACGGGTGGTCGGCGTGACGTCGCTTGACCAGGAGGCCCTGCTTTACCGCGACGGGTCGTTCCGCCGCCTGGCTGCGGTCGGCTGA